A genomic window from Shewanella vesiculosa includes:
- a CDS encoding endonuclease, producing the protein MFLLILGFILRLSSTHSWLFGVSLLCGIFSSTLIAAEHPSSFGKAKAIAKKIYQQHLPLNTFYCGCDIAIAGKLWQADHASCGYLVRKQIIRANRIEWEHVVPAWVFGHQLQCWQDGGRKNCGKNNPQFKKMEADLHNLVPAVGEVNGDRSNFRFSDWGGKADQYGQCEMIVDFKGRKVQPPKGARGPIARTYLYMQQTYGLQISSSQQKLFNAWNKMQPVSTTECQRDSLIAANQGNHNDFVFKQCQNNGLVR; encoded by the coding sequence ATGTTTTTGTTAATTTTAGGGTTTATTTTGCGCTTATCATCCACTCATTCTTGGTTATTTGGGGTGTCGCTACTGTGCGGCATTTTTTCATCAACACTTATTGCGGCAGAACACCCCAGTAGTTTCGGTAAAGCCAAAGCCATTGCCAAAAAGATCTATCAGCAACACTTGCCACTCAACACCTTCTATTGCGGCTGTGATATCGCCATAGCAGGTAAATTATGGCAAGCGGATCATGCTAGCTGTGGCTATCTGGTTAGAAAACAAATTATTAGAGCCAACCGTATCGAATGGGAACACGTAGTCCCCGCCTGGGTATTTGGTCATCAACTGCAATGTTGGCAAGATGGCGGACGTAAAAATTGTGGTAAAAACAACCCGCAATTTAAAAAAATGGAAGCCGATTTACATAACCTTGTGCCCGCTGTCGGTGAGGTCAATGGCGACCGCAGTAACTTTAGGTTTAGTGATTGGGGCGGCAAAGCAGATCAGTACGGACAATGCGAGATGATTGTCGACTTTAAAGGCCGTAAAGTGCAGCCACCAAAAGGTGCAAGAGGGCCGATCGCTCGAACTTACCTTTATATGCAACAAACCTATGGTCTACAAATCAGCAGTAGCCAACAGAAATTGTTTAATGCATGGAACAAAATGCAACCGGTTAGCACCACAGAATGTCAACGCGACAGCTTAATCGCAGCTAACCAAGGTAATCATAATGATTTTGTATTCAAACAATGCCAAAATAACGGCTTAGTTCGATAA
- a CDS encoding alkaline phosphatase, protein MHYLSIYTKIVSRLILVSSLIITGAMADEVIVSPTVDSAVSNNVPTVGPSRPKNIIIMIGDGMGPAYTTAYRYYKDNPETEEIEQTVFDRLLVGMASTYPASVSGYVTDSAASATALSTGVKSYNGAIAVDIEKRPLTTLMEKAKTLGLSTGVAVTSQVNHATPAAFLAHNESRRNYIDIAEAYLSSDADVILGGGQQYFTPTLLEQFSAKGYQHITEFAQLESVTKPKVLGLFADVQLPWVINDNQAHNLSHMTQKALDLLSQNNQGFVLLVEGSLIDWAGHSNDIATAMGEMDEFASAIEVVEQFVRQSKNTLMVVTADHNTGGLSIGANDKYEWNPQVLHKVKASPDAIATCAIAEDNWQPLTATLLGFTPSDAQYSQLQAARMQGNEPLSVALRKLIDIQSNTGWTTGGHTAMDVQVFAAGPGARLFSGHQDNIDIATKMFSLLPQ, encoded by the coding sequence ATGCATTATTTATCTATCTACACAAAAATAGTCAGTAGATTAATATTGGTATCCAGTTTGATTATAACTGGAGCAATGGCTGATGAAGTCATAGTGTCCCCTACTGTAGACAGCGCCGTAAGCAATAATGTGCCAACGGTCGGTCCATCAAGACCGAAAAATATTATCATTATGATTGGCGATGGTATGGGACCGGCGTACACCACAGCCTACCGTTATTACAAAGATAATCCTGAGACCGAAGAGATTGAACAAACGGTTTTTGATCGTTTACTTGTGGGGATGGCAAGCACCTACCCAGCCTCTGTAAGCGGTTATGTTACCGATTCAGCAGCATCAGCAACTGCGTTATCAACTGGGGTTAAAAGTTATAATGGAGCCATTGCCGTTGATATCGAAAAACGTCCGCTGACCACCTTAATGGAAAAAGCCAAAACATTAGGTTTATCAACTGGCGTAGCTGTTACCTCGCAAGTCAACCATGCAACACCAGCGGCATTTCTGGCTCATAATGAAAGCCGTCGAAATTATATTGATATTGCAGAGGCTTATTTAAGCTCAGATGCAGATGTGATTCTTGGTGGGGGCCAGCAATATTTCACCCCAACACTACTTGAGCAGTTTAGCGCTAAAGGTTATCAACACATTACTGAATTCGCCCAGCTTGAATCGGTTACTAAACCAAAAGTATTAGGGCTATTTGCTGATGTCCAGTTACCTTGGGTAATTAACGATAACCAAGCGCATAACCTGAGTCATATGACCCAGAAAGCCCTAGATTTACTGTCACAAAATAACCAAGGGTTTGTGTTATTAGTAGAGGGTAGCTTAATTGATTGGGCTGGCCACAGTAACGATATTGCTACGGCCATGGGTGAAATGGATGAATTTGCTTCAGCAATTGAAGTGGTTGAACAATTTGTTCGTCAAAGTAAAAACACGCTTATGGTGGTAACAGCTGATCATAATACTGGTGGGTTATCTATTGGCGCAAATGACAAATATGAGTGGAATCCACAGGTGCTACATAAGGTTAAAGCCAGCCCAGATGCAATTGCTACGTGCGCGATTGCTGAAGATAACTGGCAGCCTTTAACCGCAACACTTTTGGGTTTTACTCCAAGCGACGCACAATACAGCCAATTACAAGCAGCTCGCATGCAAGGTAACGAACCACTGTCTGTCGCACTGCGTAAATTAATTGATATTCAGTCTAATACCGGTTGGACAACTGGCGGACATACCGCGATGGATGTTCAAGTATTCGCTGCAGGCCCTGGCGCAAGGTTGTTTAGCGGCCATCAAGACAACATTGATATCGCGACTAAAATGTTTAGCCTATTACCACAATAG
- the gshB gene encoding glutathione synthase — MIKLGIVMDPISDINIKKDSSFAMLLEAQARGYQLFYMEMHDLAMVNGKAMANMRELSVKQDASQWFTLGESVDTPLAELDVILMRKDPPFDTEFIYATYMLERAEEEGVLIVNKPQSLRDANEKLFTAWFSEFTPDTIVTRDAKRIRAFHQLKQDIILKPLDGMGGTSIFRVKKDDPNVGVIIETLTSYGQQYAMAQAFIPEITQGDKRILVVDGEPVPYALARIPMKGETRGNLAAGGSGVAQPLSESDWKIARAIGPELKKRGLIFVGLDVIGDKLTEINVTSPTCIKEIEAAFDVSITGMLMDAIEARISQQK, encoded by the coding sequence ATGATTAAGCTCGGCATTGTTATGGACCCTATTAGCGACATTAATATCAAAAAAGACTCGAGCTTCGCGATGTTATTAGAAGCGCAAGCAAGAGGCTACCAATTGTTCTACATGGAAATGCATGATCTTGCTATGGTCAACGGCAAGGCCATGGCCAACATGCGTGAATTATCAGTTAAGCAAGATGCTAGTCAATGGTTTACCTTAGGCGAGTCCGTCGATACTCCGCTAGCAGAACTTGATGTTATTTTAATGCGTAAAGATCCACCGTTCGATACTGAATTTATCTATGCCACTTATATGCTTGAACGTGCAGAAGAAGAAGGCGTATTAATCGTTAACAAACCACAAAGCTTACGCGATGCCAATGAAAAATTGTTTACCGCATGGTTTTCTGAGTTTACCCCAGACACTATTGTGACTCGTGATGCTAAACGTATCCGAGCCTTCCACCAGCTAAAACAAGACATCATTTTAAAACCATTAGATGGCATGGGTGGCACCTCGATTTTCCGTGTGAAAAAAGATGATCCTAACGTGGGAGTGATTATCGAAACCTTAACCAGTTATGGTCAACAATACGCAATGGCTCAGGCATTTATCCCAGAAATCACTCAAGGCGATAAGCGGATTTTAGTGGTTGACGGTGAACCAGTACCTTATGCACTTGCGCGTATTCCGATGAAAGGTGAAACCCGTGGCAACCTAGCCGCTGGTGGCAGTGGTGTGGCTCAACCATTATCAGAAAGTGATTGGAAAATTGCTCGGGCAATTGGTCCAGAATTGAAAAAACGTGGCCTTATTTTTGTCGGCTTGGACGTCATCGGCGATAAATTAACTGAAATCAATGTGACCAGCCCAACCTGCATTAAAGAAATCGAAGCAGCATTTGACGTTAGCATTACTGGTATGCTCATGGATGCCATCGAAGCCCGTATAAGCCAGCAAAAATAG